Below is a window of Candidatus Atribacteria bacterium DNA.
TTATTGCTCCAATTTGCCAAAGAAGAACCTGTTTTTAGTAAAAGTTTCCTGGTCAGGTTTGCTGTCTTAACTGTTATCGTCTCCCTGGTAGATTATTTTCTACCTCTACTGGGAGCAAAATTATACGGTACTAGCAAATACGGAATCTGGGGAGCAATCATTGGGATGATAGCCGGAATCATCTTCTTTCCTCCTCTTGGAATGATATTAGGCGTATTTATTGGTGCAATAGTCGGAGAGCTTATCGCCGGCAAAGAAAACTCAATAGCCCTAAAGGCTGGCCTGGCCACTTTTATCGG
It encodes the following:
- a CDS encoding DUF456 domain-containing protein, yielding MEFILILSGIICIIIGIIGCILPALPGPPLNYAALLLLQFAKEEPVFSKSFLVRFAVLTVIVSLVDYFLPLLGAKLYGTSKYGIWGAIIGMIAGIIFFPPLGMILGVFIGAIVGELIAGKENSIALKAGLATFIGSIIALFIRLSLSLVMAFYFFIYLFKG